The following DNA comes from Excalfactoria chinensis isolate bCotChi1 chromosome 5, bCotChi1.hap2, whole genome shotgun sequence.
TCAGGAGCTGCATGAGCATGGTCTTCAATTCACAGGTAGAAAAATTGAGGCCCGCCAGGATATAGGCACACACTTGCATATATCTGACATAGAAATTGCTCTCCTCGGCACGGGTGGCTACATGCTGGAAGAACTTCACCTCTGCCACCGCACAACTCTGTGGCCAGGTCGTGCTGGGAATTTTACCAGCCTCTatctcctggctgctcagaaagatgtCTGTATTGTCTTGCTGGACGCCAAACAATATGTTAACGAGGAAGACTTGTTTGTAAAAATCTGTCACAGAAAGCCTGCAGGAGCGGCCAGACTCCTCCACATTAAGTTCGCACTCTTCTGGAAAGCGCATGCGATCCCAGGCATCTTTGATCAGTGCCTGGAACCAGCGGGCAGTCTTCTCCACATCTAGGTAGGAGTCAGTGCAGAGCTCCTTTAGGAGGCTGGGGTGctgatttctcagctgtttcttgGAGCTGTGGAGGAAGCACCGCATACCCATCTGCTGCTCCCTCCCGCACGTGCATTCCAGATGTACGCGGATACGGGAGTTCCTTGCTGGCAGTTGCCCTGTGGTGCCCAGATCCAGGCGGAAAACGTGCCCATGGGGAGCCATCAGTGGCACAAGCAGGCAGAAGACGGGTATGTTCTCAGCAGGATACCAGCCTTCGTAGACACTGCCCACCCCGATGGGACACTCCGGTACTGGATAAAAAGTATCTACCAAGATGTTTTGGCAGATATCGATGAGGCTACTGAACAGCAAATGCACCTCTCTGCAGTTGGTTTGATGGGTTCGGACTGGCCAGATCAaatcagcaaagagaagatcctcctcttcctcctgctgctgctccggctcctgctgctccatcttaCTGACGGAGCTCTCCTCGTCAGTGCTGCTTCGAATGTCCTGGAACTTTTTATAGATCTTCCTTGTGAAGCAGAACAATAGAACCAGAAAAAGAATGACATTCCAAATTTTCCAATAGGATAATGGAGAGAACAGCAGGGCTCGAATGCccatcctgctcttctccaagttCTCTATGTACAGCCACTGCTGTGTCATCTGCTCTTGCAGAAACACCTCACGCTGACGCATGCGTTCAAGCGTTTCTGCATCCAACTCATCACCAACAAAAGACACTCTCTGCGCCAACAAGGCGAAGAAAAACGCCAAAGCCATGatctgaaagagaggagagaggggagatcagtggggctgggtgggagctcGCGCACGGctggggagcggggccgggagccgcAGCGCGTGGGCTCAGGTAGGAGCGGGGCCGAGGGAGCTGAAAGGAAGCGGGGGGCTGAGGCCGGCGCTGCTGCTGACTGCCCCGAGAGCCGCTCACAGGGTGCCCTGAACGCTCGCTGCCCGCACTGCAGGCTCCCAAAGCCCTCACGGGCCGCTGTTTGCgcccggcccagcacagctttccccctgctgctgcactcaccgcTGGCCCAGGCCAAagtggagcagcgctgcctgctgatggcctCGATGCCAGCCCCGCATTGTGACGCACTGTGACGTCACaggctccccagccccacacttcGGCCCCACCCTTCGGCccccctcagctgccctgggccTCCATGGCCGCGGCGTCGGCCCTGCTCTGAGGCATGTGGCCGGACTGAGCTCCCAGGGAGACAGCGATCTCTGTGTGTACATCTCTGTCAAACCCCACGGGATCTCACTAAGAACCGCAGCCACTGCTGTTGATCCAGAAGATGATGCATTAGTTCTACCAAATGGAAGGGCACTCgtactgctgtttttgtttgtttttaaatgtttactaaattttattaaaacatatacatcgatgaaataatttttttctgatctacattaaccatattttcagtgtggccggagacaattcctcttcactccaTGTGGCCCCGGCATCTCGAAGTCTGGACTAACATGGCATATGCAGAAATGCCGGTGGCTACCAGGATAGGGGTGTTGCtgtctctgtctcctggctgctcgGATAGATGTCTTCATGGTCTTGCTATACCCCCAAATGCTGCCTTtagtaagcagcttcttttgaaatCCATCAGACGTAGTCTGCTGTAGCGGATGTTTCCCAAAGAAGtgtgtgcctgctgcagcacatctctgtgGCCTCCTCGTGCTGCTGATAATGACAGCCCCAGCCTactcaaaggacagaaatgtgtcCAATTCCTCGTGCTGTACCCCAGGCCTGAGCTCAATCCAGACGACTCTGCAAGAGGTGGTTGTCAGCCGGAGCTTGCAGAATCAGTTGGAGGGCAGCAACTCACGCTGCACTGTTGTCACTTGATGCATATCCAGACAGGCCGTTCTCACCAGTTCCTGGAACCAGGTCGCAGTTTTCTCCATAACCTGGAGAGTTTGTAGGAGGCTGAGCACCTCCTCTCTCCCAGGTGGtcctcagggaggtggaggaaggacagCATTGTTTCACACCAGCTGCTCCCTCATGCATATTCAGTTCAGCACACTGCCTACCGCACTGTTGGTTTGTTGTGGAGAACAAATTCAGGAGcaattcccactgcctgctgagtgGCGTCTTCTCCGTGTCCAGAGTGCTCATCTGTGGGACATGTGGGCATCTCTCATTTCCCATAGATCAGCAGGCTTGCGAGCCGATCTTGCAGCTCATCCACCTCCTCCAGCGCCTGTTTTTGTCTGACCGGACTATTGACCAGGTACTCGAAGAGGTTGAGCGGTTTGGACACTTGGAATTCCTGCGGCAAGATAATCTCCGCAGGCACGTCCtcatttcctatgaagaaatggtTCAGGCGATTCACCTCCACGCAGCATCGCAGGTAGTGCAAGATGTCATCCATCCgctgcagaaaatatttcccttgcCAGCTTTCCAAAGGGATGGCAGTCAGGAGCTGCATGAGCATGGTCTTCAATTCACAGGTAGAAAAATTGAGGCCCGCCAGGATATAGGCACACACTTGCATATATCTGACATAGAAATTGCTCTCCTCGGCACGGGTGGCTACATGCTGGAAGAACTTCACCTCTGCCACCGCACAACTCTGTGGCCAGGTCGTGCTGGGAATTTTACCAGCCTCTatctcctggctgctcagaaagatgtCTGTATTGTCTTGCTGGACGCCAAACAATATGTTAACGAGGAAGACTTGTTTGTAAAAATCTGTCACAGAAAGCCTGCAGGAGCGGCCAGACTCCTCCACATTAAGTTCGCACTCTTCTGGAAAGCGCATGCGATCCCAGGCATCTTTGATCAGTGCCTGGAACCAGCGGGCAGTCTTCTCCACATCTAGGTAGGAGTCAGTGCAGAGCTCCTTTAGGAGGCTGGGGTGctgatttctcagctgtttcttgGAGCTGTGGAGGAAGCACCGCATACCCATCTGCTGCTCCCTCCCGCACGTGCATTCCAGATGTACGCGGATACGGGAGTTCCTTGCTGGCAGTTGCCCTGTGGTGCCCAGATCCAGGCGGAAAACGTGCCCATGGGGAGCCATCAGTGGCACAAGCAGGCAGAAGACGGGTATGTTCTCAGCAGGATACCAGCCTTCGTAGACACTGCCCACCCCGATGGGACACTCCGGTACTGGATAAAAAGTATCTACCAAGATGTTTTGGCAGATATCGATGAGGCTACTGAACAGCAAATGCACCTCTCTGCAGTTGGTTTGATGGGTTCGGACTGGCCAGATCAaatcagcaaagagaagatcctcctcttcctcctgctgctgctccggctcctgctgctccatcttaCTGACGGAGCTCTCCTCGTCAGTGCTGCTTCGAATGTCCTGGAACTTTTTATAGATCTTCCTTGTGAAGCAGAACAATAGAACCAGAAAAAGAATGACATTCCAAATTTTCCAATAGGATAATGGAGAGAACAGCAGGGCTCGAATGCccatcctgctcttctccaagttCTCTATGTACAGCCACTGCTGTGTCATCTGCTCTTGCAGAAACACCTCACGCTGACGCATGCGTTCAAGCGTTTCTGCATCCAACTCATCACCAACAAAAGACACTCTCTGCGCCAACAAGGCGAAGAAAAACGCCAAAGCCATGatctgaaagagaggagagaggggagatcagtggggctgggtgggagctcGCGCACGGctggggagcggggccgggagccgcAGCGCGTGGGCTCAGGTAGGAGCGGGGCCGAGGGAGCTGAAAGGAAGCGGGGGGCTGAGGCCGGCGCTGCTGCTGACTGCCCCGAGAGCCGCTCACAGGGTGCCCTGAGCGCTCGCTGCCCGCACTGCAGGCTCCCAAAGCCCTCACGGGCCGCTGTTTGCgcccggcccagcacagctttccccctgctgctgcactcaccgcTGGCCCAGGCCAAagtggagcagcgctgcctgctgatggcctCGATGCCAGCCCCGCATTGTGACGCACTGTGACGTCACaggctccccagccccacacttcGGCCCCACCCTTCGGCccccctcagctgccctgggccTCCATGGCCGCGGCGTCGGCCCTGCTCTGAGGCATGTGGCCGGACTGAGCTCCCAGGGAGACAGCGATCTCTGTGTGTACATCTCTGTCAAACCCCACGGGATCTCACTAAGAACCGCAGCCACTGCTGTTGATCCAGAAGATGATGCATTAGTTCTACCAAATGGAAGGGCACTCgtactgctgtttttgtttgtttttaaatgtttactaaattttattaaaacatatacatcgatgaaataatttttttctgatctacattaaccatattttcagtgtggccggagacaattcctcttcactccaTGTGGCCCCGGCATCTCGAAGTCTGGACTAACATGGCATATGCAGAAATGCCGGTGGCTACCAGGATAGGGGTGTTGCtgtctctgtctcctggctgctcgGATAGATGTCTTCATGGTCTTGCTATACCCCCAAATGCTGCCTTtagtaagcagcttcttttgaaatCCATCAGACGTAGTCTGCTGTAGCGGATGTTTCCCAAAGAAGtgtgtgcctgctgcagcacatctctgtgGCCTCCTCGTGCTGCTGATAATGACAGCCCCAGCCTactcaaaggacagaaatgtgtcCAATTCCTCGTGCTGTACCCCAGGCCTGAGCTCAATCCAGACGACTCTGCAAGAGGTGGTTGTCAGCCGGAGCTTGCAGAATCAGTTGGAGGGCAGCAACTCACGCTGCACTGTTGTCACTTGATGCATATCCAGACAGGCCGTTCTCACCAGTTCCTGGAACCAGGTCGCAGTTTTCTCCATAACCTGGAGAGTTTGTAGGAGGCTGAGCACCTCCTCTCTCCCAGGTGGtcctcagggaggtggaggaaggacagCATTGTTTCACACCAGCTGCTCCCTCATGCATATTCAGTTCAGCACACTGCCTACCGCACTGTTGGTTTGTTGTGGAGAACAAATTCAGGAGcaattcccactgcctgctgagtgGCGTCTTCTCCGTGTCCAGAGTGCTCATCTGTGGGACATGTGGGCATCTCTCATTTCCCATAGATCAGCAGGCTTGCGAGCCGATCTTGCAGCTCATCCACCTCCTCCAGCGCCTGTTTTTGTCTGACCGGACTATTGACCAGGTACTCGAAGAGGTTGAGCGGTTTGGACACTTGGAATTCCTGCGGCAAGATAATCTCCGCAGGCACGTCCtcatttcctatgaagaaatggtTCAGGCGATTCACCTCCACGCAGCAGCGCAGGTAGTGCAAGATGTCATCCATCCGCTGCAGAAAAGGTGTGGCTCGTCAGGATATAGGCACTAACCATAAGTTATATactgagataaaaaaaattgagataaataagagtagcagaacaattagaTCGATTTCCAGGGCTTTCAAAAATTTGGTGCTACCAGGAGCCCCTGGTAAATATAAAAGTGGGAACTTCTCCTCAAATAGgtaaataaattgtatatgtaagtgggacAGTATCATAACCTATATAGAACTCATGCTCACAAAAGATTTTCCATGTTGTAACaagaagtttttactgctgtaccCATTTGTTATcctgataattatctggaaagtgtaaaatttgaaaataatgcagGGGAGGGACCAACTGATAGTTTTGATGTGAATAAGGGACTCTTGTAGTGTACGGAATGATGTATGGTGAACAACTGCCTATTGAGGCTGGACGTATCCACTCCTTGAAAATACCCAGAATgtccaggatagggaagagcttAAAGAGGGCTAGAAAATCTCcctaaaaaccctgcagttATGACAGTTCAGGAGATAAAAGATCTTAGGCAAACATTGGAAATCGAAACAAGATATGGGGACATTAATGCCCGGGTAGAATGGATTAAGTGTACTGCCCAGAGTCTCAAGCGTAGCAATTGCTATGCTTGTGCATCAAGACGGCCCATAGCTCATGTGGTGCCCTTTCTGCTGGAGTGGACCAAGGACCCCAAGAGAATGCGATGCACGATTGCCCtgtaccaagagaaaactgcctggggaaacagagactgcagatctCTCTCTTGTTTCCTCCAATGCCTGATACAGATGTCAAGATCCCTCCTGCAATCTCTACAGCGGTAGGTAGCCACACAGCTTGCCTCTCAGGGCAGGGTGTGAAGGCTACCAGGCCTATAGGAAACTTCCTTATGCAGTGAGGTCTTGAATGTTACGGAGGATTCAGCAGGAAATTATTCAAGATTGGGAATCTCCAGGGCAGATCTCTGGTGGTACTGTTAGGGAAAGATTTTATGGTCCAACTTAACCATCTAACTGGAGAGGCACCTGTGCGCTTGTTCAATTAGTTATACCATTCACactggcatttgaaaaagaaatgtctaTAGATTCAGTCGGGGTACCTACAGGTGTCCCTGATAAATTTAAGGCAAGAAATCAAATTGCTGCAGCatttgagtcactgttttggtggGTGACAATCAGCAAGAACATAGACTGGATTAACTACATATAAATTATACAAAAGTGCAATTAAGGGAATAACAGAATAGCTAGATGCCacacactggaaaagaaatgatcTAGCAGGAGAAAAatcctgctag
Coding sequences within:
- the LOC140253564 gene encoding inositol 1,4,5-trisphosphate receptor-interacting protein-like 1, whose protein sequence is MALAFFFALLAQRVSFVGDELDAETLERMRQREVFLQEQMTQQWLYIENLEKSRMGIRALLFSPLSYWKIWNVILFLVLLFCFTRKIYKKFQDIRSSTDEESSVSKMEQQEPEQQQEEEEDLLFADLIWPVRTHQTNCREVHLLFSSLIDICQNILVDTFYPVPECPIGVGSVYEGWYPAENIPVFCLLVPLMAPHGHVFRLDLGTTGQLPARNSRIRVHLECTCGREQQMGMRCFLHSSKKQLRNQHPSLLKELCTDSYLDVEKTARWFQALIKDAWDRMRFPEECELNVEESGRSCRLSVTDFYKQVFLVNILFGVQQDNTDIFLSSQEIEAGKIPSTTWPQSCAVAEVKFFQHVATRAEESNFYVRYMQVCAYILAGLNFSTCELKTMLMQLLTAIPLESWQGKYFLQRMDDILHYLRCCVEVNRLNHFFIGNEDVPAEIILPQEFQVSKPLNLFEYLVNSPVRQKQALEEVDELQDRLASLLIYGK
- the LOC140253566 gene encoding inositol 1,4,5-trisphosphate receptor-interacting protein-like 1, with the translated sequence MALAFFFALLAQRVSFVGDELDAETLERMRQREVFLQEQMTQQWLYIENLEKSRMGIRALLFSPLSYWKIWNVILFLVLLFCFTRKIYKKFQDIRSSTDEESSVSKMEQQEPEQQQEEEEDLLFADLIWPVRTHQTNCREVHLLFSSLIDICQNILVDTFYPVPECPIGVGSVYEGWYPAENIPVFCLLVPLMAPHGHVFRLDLGTTGQLPARNSRIRVHLECTCGREQQMGMRCFLHSSKKQLRNQHPSLLKELCTDSYLDVEKTARWFQALIKDAWDRMRFPEECELNVEESGRSCRLSVTDFYKQVFLVNILFGVQQDNTDIFLSSQEIEAGKIPSTTWPQSCAVAEVKFFQHVATRAEESNFYVRYMQVCAYILAGLNFSTCELKTMLMQLLTAIPLESWQGKYFLQRMDDILHYLRCCVEVNRLNHFFIGNEDVPAEIILPQEFQVSKPLNLFEYLVNSPVRQKQALEEVDELQDRLASLLIYGK